From Litorilinea aerophila, a single genomic window includes:
- a CDS encoding MFS transporter has translation MPITADATRTQIGQPGTRPLRPLASTIGYYAAFIGLGLVSASLGPTLPGLAEHTRTHLGEISFLFTTRSLGYLGGSLLAGRIYDRMAGHPVMVWALLTMAATMALAPTLPVLWWLAAVLLLLGVAEGTLDVGGNTLLVWVHGSRVGPFMNGLHFFFGVGAFISPIIVAQAVLTTGDITWAYWILALLLLPVALWLARLPSPAARSGPAGPSRGVENPRLVALIALFMILYVGAEVSFGGWIYTYATTLGLADVAAAAYLTSLFWGALTAGRLLAIPVAARLRPRTILLLDLLGCLASVGLILLFPRSSPIIWLGTFGTGFAMASIFPTVISWAERRITLNGNVTSWFFVGASLGAMSFPFLIGQLFDALGPRVTMVTILAVLAVATLVFAGLMVYGGPPRADEDVIQTPGGEIR, from the coding sequence TTGCCCATCACCGCCGACGCCACCCGAACCCAGATCGGCCAGCCGGGGACCCGCCCGCTGCGCCCCCTGGCCAGCACCATCGGCTACTACGCCGCCTTCATCGGCCTGGGGCTGGTGAGCGCCTCCCTGGGGCCGACCCTGCCCGGCCTGGCCGAGCACACTCGCACCCACCTGGGCGAGATCAGCTTCCTCTTCACCACCCGTTCCCTGGGCTACCTGGGCGGCTCGTTGCTGGCCGGCCGCATCTACGACCGCATGGCTGGCCACCCGGTGATGGTGTGGGCGCTGTTGACCATGGCCGCCACCATGGCCCTGGCGCCAACCCTGCCGGTGCTCTGGTGGTTGGCCGCTGTGCTGCTCCTGTTGGGCGTCGCCGAAGGCACCCTGGATGTGGGGGGCAACACGCTGCTGGTGTGGGTGCACGGCAGCCGGGTGGGTCCATTCATGAACGGCCTCCACTTCTTCTTCGGCGTGGGCGCCTTCATCTCGCCCATCATCGTGGCCCAGGCAGTGCTGACCACGGGCGACATCACCTGGGCCTACTGGATCCTGGCCCTGCTCCTCCTGCCCGTGGCCCTGTGGCTGGCCCGCCTGCCCAGCCCGGCAGCCCGGAGCGGCCCGGCCGGCCCCAGTCGGGGTGTGGAGAACCCCCGCCTGGTGGCCCTGATCGCCCTTTTCATGATTCTCTATGTGGGCGCGGAGGTGAGTTTCGGCGGCTGGATCTACACCTACGCCACCACCCTGGGGCTGGCGGACGTGGCCGCGGCCGCCTACCTGACCTCCCTCTTCTGGGGGGCTCTGACAGCAGGACGCCTGCTGGCCATTCCCGTGGCGGCCCGCCTGCGGCCCCGCACCATCCTCCTACTGGATCTGCTGGGCTGCCTGGCCAGTGTGGGCCTGATCCTGCTCTTCCCCCGCTCTAGCCCCATCATCTGGCTGGGGACCTTCGGCACCGGTTTTGCCATGGCGTCCATCTTCCCCACGGTGATCTCCTGGGCCGAGCGCCGGATCACCCTGAACGGCAACGTGACCAGCTGGTTTTTCGTGGGCGCCAGCCTGGGCGCCATGAGCTTCCCCTTCCTCATCGGCCAGCTCTTCGACGCCCTGGGGCCCCGGGTCACCATGGTCACCATCCTGGCCGTGCTGGCCGTGGCCACCCTGGTCTTCGCCGGGCTGATGGTCTACGGTGGCCCGCCCCGAGCGGATGAAGACGTCATCCAGACCCCTGGAGGAGAGATCCGGTGA
- a CDS encoding YkvA family protein: MLASWRERAKALKRNLYALSLAARDPRVPLAAKVVVGLVVAYALSPVDLIPDFVPVLGYVDDLLLLPLGIWLAIALVPRPVWEECRAAAAARPARLPRSRWAAAMIVGIWLLVVGGGVLWLMGLVGG; the protein is encoded by the coding sequence ATGCTGGCATCCTGGCGGGAACGGGCGAAGGCCCTGAAACGCAATCTCTATGCGCTCTCCCTGGCGGCCCGGGACCCGCGGGTGCCCCTGGCGGCCAAGGTGGTCGTTGGGCTGGTGGTGGCCTACGCCCTGAGCCCGGTGGACCTGATTCCCGACTTCGTGCCGGTGTTGGGTTATGTGGACGACCTGTTGCTTCTGCCCCTGGGCATCTGGCTGGCCATCGCCCTGGTGCCCCGGCCGGTGTGGGAGGAGTGCCGGGCGGCGGCCGCGGCGCGGCCTGCCCGCCTGCCCCGCAGCCGGTGGGCCGCGGCAATGATCGTGGGCATCTGGCTGCTGGTGGTAGGGGGCGGCGTGCTGTGGCTCATGGGGTTGGTGGGAGGGTGA
- a CDS encoding NERD domain-containing protein, with product MAKRFPERLPESIQQDPDRGAERRVYDALSQLPDSFTIFYSVAWLGRTDAGAQDGEADFVVAHPDLGILVLEVKGGGICFDAASGAWSSTNRHGQTFEIKDPAEQARRNKYALLRKLQELPGWGNRWVTLGHAVVLPDVTLPGGPLRPDLPAEILMDHHQLQQMEAAIGRAFAYWQQEDARGQGLGSGGMQLLTNLLGRSFQLRTPLGVALAADEARIVELTEEQMRILDVLSQQRRAAIQGCAGSGKTMLALEKARRLAAEGFQVLLTCFNIALARYLQERAPQGVHVAHFHGLCEELADQAALPLTQPQDDLQTYYDHTLPDYLLDAVDRLGPQFDAIVVDEGQDFKENWWLGLQYLLRDREQGIFYVFFDDNQNLYQGVDHIPGIIDQRPYSLQENCRNTRSIHRLVSRFHPAGTTIRCRGPAGREPEWIPYQSEAEMLRLLRSKLHQLVNEEGIAPGDLVILTPRAERRSALKEGTQLGNFVLTRKPLPRGANQLWVTTIHAFKGLERPVVLLAEIDDRAGHNRETLFYVGCSRARAHLLLFHDRSMDPATLTVTG from the coding sequence ATGGCAAAACGCTTCCCGGAACGACTCCCCGAATCCATCCAGCAGGATCCCGACCGCGGGGCCGAGCGCCGGGTCTACGACGCCCTGTCCCAACTGCCCGACTCCTTCACCATCTTCTACAGCGTGGCCTGGCTGGGCCGCACCGACGCCGGCGCGCAGGACGGCGAGGCCGACTTCGTGGTCGCGCACCCGGATCTGGGCATCCTGGTGCTGGAGGTGAAGGGCGGCGGCATCTGCTTCGACGCGGCCAGCGGCGCCTGGTCCTCCACCAACCGCCACGGCCAGACCTTCGAGATCAAAGACCCGGCCGAGCAGGCCCGGCGCAACAAATACGCCCTCCTGCGCAAGCTCCAGGAGTTGCCCGGCTGGGGCAACCGCTGGGTGACCCTGGGCCACGCCGTGGTCCTGCCCGACGTCACCCTCCCCGGCGGCCCCCTGCGCCCGGACCTGCCGGCGGAGATCCTCATGGATCACCACCAGCTCCAACAGATGGAGGCGGCCATCGGCCGGGCCTTCGCCTACTGGCAGCAAGAAGACGCCCGGGGGCAGGGCCTGGGCAGCGGAGGCATGCAGCTCCTGACCAACCTGCTGGGCCGCTCTTTCCAGCTGCGCACTCCCCTGGGCGTGGCCCTGGCCGCGGACGAAGCCCGCATCGTGGAGCTGACCGAAGAGCAGATGCGCATCCTGGACGTCCTGAGCCAGCAGCGCCGGGCCGCCATCCAGGGCTGCGCCGGCTCCGGCAAGACCATGCTGGCCCTGGAGAAGGCCCGGCGCCTGGCCGCCGAGGGCTTCCAGGTGCTCCTCACCTGCTTCAACATCGCCCTGGCCCGCTACCTCCAGGAACGGGCCCCCCAGGGCGTCCACGTGGCCCATTTCCACGGGCTATGCGAAGAGCTGGCCGACCAGGCAGCCCTGCCCCTGACACAACCCCAGGACGATCTCCAGACCTACTACGACCACACCCTGCCCGATTACCTGCTGGATGCGGTGGACCGGCTGGGCCCCCAGTTCGACGCCATCGTGGTGGACGAGGGCCAGGATTTCAAGGAGAACTGGTGGCTGGGCCTCCAGTACCTGCTCCGGGACCGGGAACAGGGCATCTTCTACGTCTTCTTCGACGACAACCAGAACCTCTACCAGGGCGTGGATCACATCCCCGGCATCATCGACCAACGCCCCTACTCCCTGCAGGAAAACTGCCGCAACACCCGAAGCATCCACCGGCTGGTGAGCCGCTTCCACCCGGCCGGCACGACCATCCGCTGCCGCGGGCCGGCCGGCCGCGAGCCCGAGTGGATCCCGTATCAGTCCGAAGCAGAGATGCTCCGCCTCTTGCGCAGCAAGCTCCACCAACTGGTCAACGAGGAAGGCATCGCCCCCGGCGACCTGGTGATCCTCACGCCCCGGGCCGAGCGCCGTTCTGCCCTCAAGGAAGGCACCCAACTGGGCAACTTCGTCCTGACCCGGAAACCCCTCCCCCGAGGCGCCAACCAACTGTGGGTGACCACCATCCACGCCTTCAAAGGGCTGGAGCGCCCGGTGGTCCTCCTGGCCGAAATCGACGACCGGGCCGGACACAATCGGGAGACCCTCTTCTATGTAGGCTGCTCCCGGGCCCGGGCCCATCTGCTCCTCTTCCATGATCGGAGTATGGACCCGGCCACCCTGACAGTCACCGGGTAA
- a CDS encoding CRISPR-associated protein Csx3, with protein MNQFPAVAIGGPPHSGKSVLTYGLTQRLRAQCIDHYVLRACPDGEGDWSQEAPPETVRLIRNKSPFSRSFVEGICRDLNRRHLPLLVDVGGRPTPEQEAIFDHCTHAILIAPEATASTELPIWRDLAIRHGLAVLAELRSALTGQEQIQAHKPVLQARVVGLERHRPVGGPVVDALATRLAALFHYEESELRLAHLSQSPLEMTVEVDRLAQDMGLGPLPHTWQPEELPAVLEYLPQGESLALYGRGPAWLYAAVAIHVAPASLFQFDPRLGWVQPSTVRLQVNPAAHQPLRWQVVETADHICLELRLVDAYVDYSEARELALPSIPADRGLVISGRLPYWLLTGVVTAYRGQPWLATYRPQLDDQAVVVASRLPARPVGSLIQMPTPGR; from the coding sequence ATGAATCAATTTCCAGCGGTGGCCATCGGTGGCCCGCCCCACAGCGGCAAGTCGGTCCTTACCTATGGCCTGACGCAACGGTTGCGAGCACAATGCATCGATCACTATGTGTTGCGGGCCTGTCCCGACGGCGAAGGCGACTGGAGTCAGGAAGCGCCGCCTGAAACCGTGCGGCTGATCCGCAACAAGAGCCCATTTAGCCGCTCTTTTGTCGAGGGCATCTGCCGGGATTTGAACCGGCGGCATTTGCCCCTGCTGGTGGATGTGGGGGGCCGGCCCACCCCAGAGCAGGAGGCCATTTTCGATCACTGTACCCACGCCATCCTGATCGCCCCGGAAGCTACCGCCTCCACCGAACTGCCCATCTGGCGCGATCTGGCCATCCGCCACGGCCTGGCCGTGCTGGCCGAGCTCCGGTCCGCCCTGACGGGCCAGGAGCAGATCCAGGCCCACAAGCCCGTGTTGCAGGCCCGGGTGGTTGGGCTGGAGCGCCATCGCCCGGTGGGCGGGCCCGTGGTGGATGCCCTGGCCACACGGCTGGCGGCCCTGTTCCACTACGAGGAATCGGAGCTACGCCTGGCCCACCTCAGCCAGTCTCCCCTGGAGATGACGGTGGAGGTGGATCGCCTGGCCCAGGACATGGGGCTGGGGCCCCTCCCCCACACCTGGCAGCCGGAAGAATTGCCCGCCGTCCTGGAATATCTGCCCCAGGGCGAGTCCCTGGCCCTGTACGGCCGGGGGCCGGCCTGGCTCTACGCGGCCGTTGCCATCCACGTTGCGCCGGCGTCCTTGTTCCAGTTCGACCCTCGCCTGGGTTGGGTCCAGCCCTCGACCGTTCGCCTGCAGGTGAACCCGGCGGCCCACCAGCCGCTCCGGTGGCAGGTGGTGGAAACGGCCGACCACATCTGCCTGGAGCTCAGGCTGGTGGATGCCTATGTGGATTACAGCGAAGCCCGGGAGCTCGCGCTGCCGTCCATCCCCGCGGACCGGGGGCTGGTCATCAGTGGCAGGCTGCCCTACTGGCTGTTGACCGGCGTGGTCACCGCCTATCGAGGGCAGCCGTGGCTGGCTACCTACCGCCCCCAACTGGACGACCAGGCCGTGGTGGTCGCGTCCCGGCTCCCTGCCCGGCCGGTGGGCTCTCTGATCCAGATGCCGACGCCTGGGCGCTGA
- a CDS encoding CRISPR-associated ring nuclease, whose amino-acid sequence MMDTPKTALIVTLGGQPQIVTFALDWLLARELPVHEVFVVHLSPQDPRLQRSLQKLSQEFVDDRYAGQPCRFRRVPVLLGNRPLEDIRTEAEAGAVWSTVRNLIAELKQQAYALHLCIAGGRRLMGLLATSAAALLCDHQDRLWHMYTPDAFRAAAHEGAIMHAGPEDGVRLIQVPWTPWGTYFPALRAMAQAPEQALAREMGLLTTADQRLCREVLQRLTPRQRDVLWAFARGLRPQEVAETLQISLSTVNSHKTAILAECRVAWGINEGEHLDFHFLRERFGRLVHQLDSKETAGPASRPPF is encoded by the coding sequence ATGATGGACACTCCTAAAACTGCCTTGATCGTCACCCTGGGTGGGCAACCCCAGATCGTGACCTTTGCATTGGACTGGCTGCTGGCCCGGGAGCTCCCGGTCCACGAGGTGTTCGTGGTACACCTGTCACCCCAGGATCCACGGCTGCAGCGCTCCCTTCAGAAGCTGAGCCAGGAATTTGTGGACGACCGCTACGCCGGGCAACCCTGCCGTTTCCGGCGGGTCCCGGTGCTCCTGGGCAACCGTCCCCTGGAGGACATCCGCACCGAAGCCGAGGCCGGGGCCGTCTGGTCCACGGTGCGGAACCTGATCGCCGAGTTGAAGCAGCAGGCGTACGCCCTGCACCTCTGCATTGCCGGCGGCCGTCGGCTGATGGGGCTGCTGGCCACCTCGGCCGCCGCGCTCCTCTGCGACCACCAGGACCGGCTCTGGCACATGTACACGCCGGACGCCTTCCGGGCGGCGGCCCATGAAGGGGCCATCATGCACGCGGGGCCGGAAGACGGCGTCCGCCTGATCCAGGTGCCCTGGACGCCGTGGGGGACCTACTTCCCCGCCCTGCGGGCCATGGCCCAGGCGCCGGAGCAGGCCCTGGCCCGGGAGATGGGGCTGTTGACCACGGCCGACCAGCGGCTCTGCCGGGAGGTGCTCCAGCGCCTGACCCCACGGCAACGGGACGTGCTGTGGGCCTTCGCCCGGGGGCTCCGTCCCCAGGAGGTGGCCGAGACCCTCCAGATCAGCCTCAGCACCGTCAACAGCCACAAGACCGCCATCCTGGCGGAGTGCCGGGTGGCCTGGGGGATCAACGAAGGTGAGCATCTGGACTTCCACTTCCTGCGGGAGCGCTTTGGCCGGCTGGTGCACCAGCTGGACAGCAAGGAGACGGCCGGTCCGGCAAGTCGCCCTCCATTCTAG
- the cas10 gene encoding type III-A CRISPR-associated protein Cas10/Csm1 produces MGEEGIALAGLLHDIGKLMLRASVAGRYTWERTAQGDFGYKHAMLSATFVEELVPAQWRKEVLGPVGYHHKPQSRRDRIVQLADHLSAAERNDGLQDDQPRVEHPRQLLSIFCQLEADDQMLPTTQRRYLPLQPLRLEEEALFPKDELSPDEVWRRYEALWDGFRRAAEALRDAHANGGDLPTYLESMLLLLQRYTWCVPSAYYGSLPDISLYDHSRMTAALAAVLDRPEVDDAWLEAMKQKPEASPREVALLVGGDVSGVQEFIYTITASGATPSLRGRSFYLQLLTEAVARYVLRRLDLPITNLIYAGGGNFYLLARPGDLAHLTAIQREISRVLLQHHRGALYVAVAGLPLQGADFFSGRISEAWGRLHEHIQQAKLRRFGELEPSELAQLFLPLGHGGNKEQQCQVCGLEHPNTKAERAGADAEPVHKCPACLAFEELGDALRRARWLQWTEGKPGAEAMALDLTAPPGTYDQVLAAFGLEAALLERAPEAAPTAARQVLLAIDDDGLAEIQPTPQTAVGRRLLVNTTPLLTSDERQALLQDPHFPEEERRQLPLAGRVKPFSVLEHGSRGIQRLGVLRMDVDNLGALFQRGLGEQASLSRVAMLSFAISLYFEGWVAKLAEEVNQATRRLPAQGGRLYAIYAGGDDLFFVGSWDAVVELAIAVRRDLTRYAAGHPGIHASGGIALVGGKYPLYQAAEDAKRAEEQAKALHWRLNGVHRRKDAISFLGVALPWTLFGMEDEAEMPNLETVHGLMHELTGLVQEGAPKALLRRLVEFYGEHTEAQRRWQLTQGQSGWVDDSQVVWGRWIWRSVYTLKRMEERTRQNGPVRQRLAALRGALHARDYRLFQRLGVAARWAELLVRGKDGD; encoded by the coding sequence ATGGGAGAGGAAGGGATCGCCCTTGCCGGGCTGTTGCACGACATCGGCAAACTGATGCTGCGCGCGTCCGTTGCCGGCCGTTATACATGGGAACGTACGGCCCAGGGCGATTTCGGCTACAAACACGCCATGCTCAGCGCCACCTTCGTGGAGGAGCTGGTGCCAGCCCAGTGGCGCAAGGAGGTGCTGGGGCCGGTGGGCTACCATCACAAACCCCAAAGCCGCCGCGACCGCATCGTGCAACTGGCCGACCATCTCTCCGCCGCCGAACGCAACGACGGCCTCCAGGACGACCAGCCGCGCGTCGAGCATCCCCGGCAACTGCTGTCGATTTTCTGCCAGCTCGAAGCCGACGATCAGATGTTGCCCACAACCCAACGCCGCTACCTGCCCCTCCAACCGCTGCGGCTGGAGGAAGAGGCGCTTTTCCCGAAGGATGAGCTGTCGCCGGATGAAGTCTGGCGCCGCTACGAGGCGCTGTGGGATGGGTTCCGCCGGGCGGCAGAGGCGCTGCGGGACGCCCACGCCAACGGGGGTGACCTGCCCACCTATCTCGAAAGCATGTTGCTCCTGCTTCAGCGTTACACCTGGTGCGTCCCGTCGGCCTACTATGGCAGCCTGCCCGACATCAGCCTCTATGACCACAGCCGCATGACCGCCGCGCTGGCCGCGGTGCTCGACCGCCCAGAGGTCGACGATGCCTGGCTGGAAGCCATGAAGCAGAAGCCGGAAGCGAGCCCGCGGGAAGTCGCCCTCCTGGTCGGCGGCGACGTCAGCGGCGTGCAGGAGTTCATCTACACCATCACCGCCAGCGGAGCCACCCCCTCCCTGCGGGGGCGCTCCTTCTACCTCCAACTCCTCACCGAGGCAGTGGCCCGCTATGTGCTGCGCCGGCTGGACCTGCCCATCACCAATCTGATCTACGCGGGCGGTGGCAACTTCTACCTGCTGGCGCGGCCGGGCGATCTGGCCCACCTGACGGCCATCCAGCGGGAGATCAGCCGGGTACTGCTCCAACACCACCGGGGCGCACTCTACGTGGCGGTGGCGGGGCTACCCCTGCAGGGAGCGGACTTCTTCAGCGGTCGGATCAGCGAAGCCTGGGGACGACTACACGAACACATCCAGCAGGCCAAGCTGCGCCGCTTCGGCGAGTTGGAGCCATCGGAGCTGGCGCAGCTCTTCCTACCCCTGGGCCACGGCGGCAACAAGGAACAACAATGTCAGGTCTGCGGGCTGGAGCACCCCAACACCAAAGCAGAGCGCGCAGGCGCAGACGCCGAACCGGTGCACAAGTGTCCTGCCTGCCTGGCCTTTGAGGAGCTGGGCGATGCCCTGCGGCGGGCACGCTGGTTGCAGTGGACCGAGGGGAAGCCTGGAGCCGAAGCGATGGCGCTGGACCTGACGGCGCCGCCCGGCACTTACGACCAGGTCTTGGCGGCTTTCGGGCTGGAGGCTGCGCTCCTGGAGAGGGCGCCCGAGGCTGCGCCCACCGCCGCGCGCCAGGTGCTGCTGGCGATCGACGACGACGGGCTGGCGGAGATCCAACCCACGCCCCAGACCGCGGTGGGCCGGCGTCTGCTGGTCAACACCACGCCCCTCCTCACCTCCGACGAACGCCAGGCGCTGCTGCAAGACCCGCACTTCCCGGAAGAGGAACGCCGACAGCTACCGCTCGCCGGGCGGGTCAAGCCCTTCAGCGTGCTGGAACACGGGTCGCGCGGCATCCAGCGGCTGGGCGTCCTGCGCATGGATGTGGACAACCTGGGCGCGCTCTTCCAGCGGGGTCTGGGCGAGCAGGCGAGCCTCTCCCGGGTGGCCATGCTGAGCTTTGCCATCAGCCTCTACTTCGAGGGCTGGGTGGCGAAGCTGGCGGAGGAGGTGAACCAGGCCACGCGTCGCCTGCCTGCCCAGGGAGGACGGCTCTACGCCATCTACGCCGGCGGCGATGACCTGTTCTTTGTGGGCAGCTGGGATGCAGTGGTGGAGCTGGCCATCGCGGTGCGCCGGGACCTGACCCGCTATGCGGCCGGGCATCCGGGCATCCACGCCAGCGGAGGCATTGCCCTGGTGGGGGGCAAGTATCCCCTCTATCAGGCCGCCGAGGACGCCAAACGGGCCGAGGAGCAGGCCAAAGCACTCCACTGGCGGCTCAACGGCGTCCATCGTCGCAAGGACGCCATCAGCTTCCTGGGCGTGGCGCTGCCGTGGACGCTCTTCGGTATGGAAGACGAGGCAGAGATGCCCAATCTGGAGACGGTGCACGGGTTGATGCACGAACTGACCGGGCTGGTCCAGGAGGGTGCGCCCAAGGCGCTGTTGCGACGGCTGGTGGAATTTTATGGGGAGCACACAGAAGCACAGCGTCGGTGGCAGCTCACCCAGGGCCAGAGCGGCTGGGTGGACGACTCCCAGGTGGTGTGGGGGCGCTGGATCTGGCGCAGCGTCTACACCCTGAAACGGATGGAAGAGCGGACCAGGCAAAACGGGCCGGTTCGCCAGCGGCTGGCGGCACTGCGCGGCGCCCTACACGCCAGAGACTACCGCCTCTTCCAGCGGCTGGGCGTGGCCGCGCGCTGGGCAGAGCTACTGGTCCGGGGAAAGGATGGGGATTAG
- a CDS encoding REP-associated tyrosine transposase has translation MRSYELRLRSCMKRTGTTAMSIRRYYVPNSIVFITQVVAHRTPVFAQPAFVDLLREHLRKTQQYHPFVLLAYCFLPDHFHIMLRPTGNSTFSDIMHSLKPNFTKAYKNLQGISGNMKFWQKGFWDHVIRNEEDFCRHLDYIHYNPVHHGLVQRPEEWPHSSYVYWQARGAYPERWGWSLPASICAAEWLSCEADDD, from the coding sequence ATGCGCAGCTACGAGCTGCGCCTACGGTCATGTATGAAGCGCACTGGTACAACCGCAATGAGCATCCGTCGTTATTACGTTCCAAATTCAATTGTGTTTATTACCCAGGTGGTGGCACACAGAACTCCTGTTTTTGCTCAGCCTGCATTTGTCGATTTGCTGCGAGAACACCTGCGGAAGACACAGCAGTATCATCCGTTTGTACTGCTCGCTTATTGCTTTTTACCCGACCACTTCCACATCATGCTTCGTCCGACAGGGAACAGCACCTTTAGCGACATCATGCACTCACTTAAACCCAACTTTACGAAGGCTTATAAAAATCTACAGGGTATTTCGGGTAACATGAAATTTTGGCAAAAAGGGTTTTGGGATCACGTCATTCGGAATGAAGAGGATTTCTGCCGCCATCTGGACTACATTCATTACAACCCAGTACACCATGGTCTAGTGCAACGTCCTGAGGAGTGGCCGCACTCCAGCTATGTTTACTGGCAAGCACGGGGCGCCTATCCTGAACGATGGGGATGGAGTTTGCCAGCATCCATCTGCGCCGCCGAGTGGTTATCATGTGAAGCGGATGACGATTAA
- the csm2 gene encoding type III-A CRISPR-associated protein Csm2, with translation MNNDLKNAIEIIIANADKADLLVQQADKIGKQLVSYPKREDRLSTSQIRALFGEVRQIEAQWNMGGQNAQQAFRRLVLLKPKLAYRARKERKPGVETLAEILIYAVDQVILEPDAVQRHSRFRHFVDFFEAILAYHKAHGGN, from the coding sequence ATGAACAACGATCTCAAAAATGCGATAGAAATCATTATCGCCAATGCCGACAAAGCCGACCTTCTCGTTCAACAAGCCGACAAAATTGGCAAGCAGCTAGTGAGCTATCCGAAGAGAGAGGATAGGCTTTCTACCAGTCAGATTCGCGCTCTCTTTGGTGAAGTGCGACAGATTGAGGCGCAGTGGAACATGGGTGGTCAAAATGCCCAACAAGCATTCCGACGCCTGGTGCTCTTGAAACCCAAATTGGCATATCGCGCTAGAAAGGAGCGAAAACCCGGAGTAGAGACACTGGCAGAGATCCTGATTTATGCGGTCGATCAAGTGATTTTGGAACCAGACGCAGTTCAGCGACATAGTCGCTTTCGTCACTTCGTCGACTTCTTCGAGGCCATCCTGGCCTATCACAAAGCCCACGGCGGCAACTGA
- the csm3 gene encoding type III-A CRISPR-associated RAMP protein Csm3, translating into MSKQIQLRGRIFLEFNLHAVSGLHIGGSEVGVEIGGVDKTVIRDPLTNRPYIPGSSLKGKVRSLLEKYEGLPQNQSIGQKVSIHTCDTSEKYATCDVCQVFGVPGERDFGTPTRLVVRDVQMTAESIARLEENGRTDLPYTEVKTEVSIDRVTSAANPRQMERVPAGTVFGPAELVYSIYEGDGCDSQRDVERFARLVEGLVLLEDDYLGGLGSRGSGKVRLAQIQVKLRSRNELLQPAQLLGQFDALEQLVAALPQLQEQIRDQLAQA; encoded by the coding sequence ATGAGCAAGCAGATTCAACTTCGGGGACGCATCTTTCTGGAATTCAACCTGCACGCCGTCTCGGGCCTGCACATCGGCGGATCGGAAGTAGGCGTGGAGATCGGCGGCGTGGACAAGACAGTGATCCGCGACCCGCTCACCAACCGACCCTACATCCCAGGCTCTTCCCTCAAAGGGAAGGTACGCAGCCTGCTGGAAAAGTACGAAGGGTTGCCCCAAAACCAGTCTATCGGTCAAAAAGTATCCATTCACACCTGCGACACCTCGGAGAAATATGCAACATGCGACGTCTGCCAGGTCTTCGGCGTGCCGGGCGAGCGGGACTTCGGCACCCCCACCCGGCTGGTGGTGCGGGATGTCCAGATGACCGCCGAAAGCATCGCCAGGCTGGAGGAAAACGGTCGCACCGACCTGCCCTACACCGAGGTCAAGACCGAGGTCTCCATCGACCGGGTCACCTCCGCGGCGAACCCCCGGCAGATGGAGCGGGTGCCGGCCGGGACGGTCTTCGGCCCCGCCGAGCTGGTCTACTCCATCTACGAGGGCGATGGCTGCGACTCCCAGCGCGACGTGGAGCGTTTTGCCAGGCTGGTCGAAGGGCTGGTGCTGCTGGAGGATGACTATCTGGGCGGCCTGGGCTCGCGCGGCTCCGGCAAGGTACGGCTGGCGCAGATCCAGGTGAAACTGCGCAGCAGGAACGAGCTGCTGCAGCCGGCCCAACTGTTAGGCCAGTTTGATGCGCTCGAACAGCTGGTCGCTGCCCTGCCCCAATTGCAGGAACAGATCCGCGACCAGCTGGCACAGGCGTAA